GATATCCCGACAGCAAATCCCGCACCTGTAACACCACCACCCGTTGCTGCGACACCCGTTGAGCCGgtcgacgatgaggagaggcATCACTCGCCTACTCCCACTGAGCGGCTGGCCGTCCATATTGGTAGAGGTCGCCTGGCGCTGTACAAGTACGCAGTAGCTGctgagaacaaggtcaacgagACCATGGATTCAGCCTTCAATCTCGAGCAATCTTTCACCAGTACCATCGCTTCACTGGCTCCCTCCCGTGAAAGCGGCGAGAAACTTATGCCCGGTGCCATTTACGTTCTGGTCGCTGCTATGGCCGGTAGTATCATTACTCGCAATCGCAGCATTATCCTCCGCGCTTCGCTCCCCCTCGCCCTGGGTATCGGCGCTGGCTGGACCGTTCTCCCTGTCACCATGCGCAACATCTCCGACCTGACCTGGAAGTACGAGCAGAGGTTCCCTGTTATCGCCGAGTCTCACATCCGACTGCGCGAGAGTATCGTCAACAGCGTCAGCTTTGCCAAGGCACATAGCCAGGTCGGTGTCCGTTATGTCGATGAAAAAGTGACAGATGCAcgagaggctgttgagggcTGGGTCCAGAAGGGCAAATAAAGGATTTCGAAAAGCGAGATGAAATGAGATGTACTATTAAATAGAGTTCCCAAAAACTGTTCATTTGTATCATTGGCCGGTCCTTAGCGCCAGCTACAAATATCTGTATGTATTTTGAATAGGCTGGgcttcctttccttttttattcatgaaaaagaaaatattCCTTGCCACCGTTTCTCTACTATTCCTTTATGATCTAATGATGCGGTAGCTTTCTATGTGTTCTGCTCCCACGCTATGGTCCTCTGAGCCTGTGTCCTTAACTCCAAGTAATGCGAACCCAAAGTTTCTAACTCAACCGTACGCCCCTTATCATTCCCTAACCTTTGTACCGTCCAACTGACCCTTTTCCTAAACAGCCGTTGCAACTGGTGCGGGTTCAGATGTCTTCACCTGCTTCAAGGGTCTGTTATCAGACATTCTCCGCTTACGCTTCTGTTCGTTTTCTCTTTCTGACTTCCCTGGCAGTGAATCAGCCTGTGCATTGGCCCTCTTTGCAGCCTTCTTTGCGGCCTTCTCGGCAGCTTTCCCCTGCAGAGGCTGATCCAGCCCTCGCTTGCTATCTATAATGCGAGCGGATTCGAGGTGTTTTCCAAGGGACAGCGCCTCGCAGAGGCTCTTATAATTCTTGGACTGGTTCATTGGTTGGTAAGATTTTGACTTTCCAGGGACCATGTTTGAGAGCAGGAACTTGGTGTTGCCGAACCGGTTGTCAACATCGATCGCAGTCTTCACATAATGATCGACAACTTCTTCCCAGGATGCCAGCCCGCCATCTGCTACACTCCTGAAGCAGCTTGGGTTCTTTTCAGCCGCGACTGCAATCATCGCACCGTCCGCACCGAACTCTTTGGCGAGCTGGAGACCTTTGGTCCCTATTCTCAACGTCGCCATTCATCAAGCAGGCAACACCATACTCATGGCAGACTTCTGCAATCATACGTAGCTGCCCTCTAATAGCCCGCTCTCTGGGTCTCATAGGTGTCGTCCGGCAATGGATAGTTAGTCCTGTAATGCCTGTCGCACAAAGACGGCGAACGAGTGCCTCTGTTTCCGCTGCGGTGTCGAGGAGTCGGATCTTAACGCTGATTCCAATCTCAAATTCAGGGGTAATATTCTTaacgagagcttcaagaataGCGCATAGTTTATctggagtcttgagaagggcgGCACCCATCCCTCCGCTAGTGCTGAAGGGCTTTGGGCAACCAGCGTTGACATCGATGCCGGCAACATCTGCGGCCACCAGCCTAGCGGCTGCTACTGCACGATCGGGATCCGATGTACCGATTTGGAAGATAAGCTTGTCTTTTTCAACCTCTGGCAGCATTCTGTAGATAATGCTCTCCTTGGCATCCGGAGGAGGGTCCTTCTGGCCATGGGATGAGAGACGATACCACTCTATCGTTCTTGAGTCTTCATCAAATCGACGAGAAGTTCCAATCATAGAGTAATCCACAGTTTCAGGACCTGTCGATTGAAGTTAGAAATG
This region of Fusarium verticillioides 7600 chromosome 3, whole genome shotgun sequence genomic DNA includes:
- a CDS encoding tRNA-dihydrouridine synthase 2 → MLTQIIRRTMATEVKRVPIPRRGVDYRGKVVLAPMVRSGELPSRLLALKYGADLVWGPETVDYSMIGTSRRFDEDSRTIEWYRLSSHGQKDPPPDAKESIIYRMLPEVEKDKLIFQIGTSDPDRAVAAARLVAADVAGIDVNAGCPKPFSTSGGMGAALLKTPDKLCAILEALVKNITPEFEIGISVKIRLLDTAAETEALVRRLCATGITGLTIHCRTTPMRPRERAIRGQLRMIAEVCHEYGVACLMNGDVENRDQRSPARQRVRCGRCDDCSRG
- a CDS encoding tRNA-dihydrouridine synthase 2 → MPPGIEFIQATYHCPKWQKDVNSCQPGMLTQIIRRTMATEVKRVPIPRRGVDYRGKVVLAPMVRSGELPSRLLALKYGADLVWGPETVDYSMIGTSRRFDEDSRTIEWYRLSSHGQKDPPPDAKESIIYRMLPEVEKDKLIFQIGTSDPDRAVAAARLVAADVAGIDVNAGCPKPFSTSGGMGAALLKTPDKLCAILEALVKNITPEFEIGISVKIRLLDTAAETEALVRRLCATGITGLTIHCRTTPMRPRERAIRGQLRMIAEVCHEYGVACLMNGDVENRDQRSPARQRVRCGRCDDCSRG